The Clostridium sporogenes genome contains a region encoding:
- the gltA gene encoding NADPH-dependent glutamate synthase: MDRMKRVSVKEQNPNKRITNFDEVCLGYTEEEAIEEAKRCLHCKKPMCVGKCPVSVNIPEFIEHIKKGEFEKAAKAVAKDSALPAVCGRVCPQETQCEGKCVLGIKGEPVAIGKLERFVADWSRKNNVDLSKTEEKKNKKVAVIGSGPAGLTCAGDLAKKGYDVTIFEALHEPGGVLVYGIPEFRLPKDTVVKHEIDNVKKLGVKIETNVIVGKTVTIDELVEEEDFQAIFIGSGAGLPKFMGIPGENLNGVFSANEFLTRTNLMKAFKKEYDTPIKVGEKVAVVGGGNVAMDAARTAKRLGAEVYIVYRRSESELPARVEEVHHAKEEGIKFNLLTNPVEILGDENGWVKGMKCIRMELGDPDQSGRRRPIEIPGSEFTIELDSVIMSLGTSPNPLIASTTEGLESTKRGCIVAEEETGATTKVGIFAGGDAVTGAATVILAMGAGKKAAKAIDEYLSDK; this comes from the coding sequence ATGGATAGAATGAAAAGGGTGTCAGTGAAAGAACAAAATCCTAATAAGAGAATTACAAACTTTGATGAAGTTTGTTTAGGATATACTGAAGAAGAAGCTATAGAAGAAGCTAAAAGATGTCTTCATTGTAAAAAGCCTATGTGTGTTGGAAAGTGTCCTGTAAGCGTTAATATACCAGAATTTATAGAACATATAAAAAAAGGTGAATTTGAAAAGGCAGCTAAAGCAGTTGCAAAAGATAGTGCATTACCAGCAGTTTGTGGAAGGGTATGTCCTCAAGAAACTCAATGTGAAGGTAAATGTGTTCTTGGAATAAAGGGAGAACCAGTAGCTATAGGAAAATTAGAAAGGTTTGTAGCGGATTGGTCAAGAAAAAATAATGTGGATTTAAGTAAAACAGAAGAGAAGAAAAATAAAAAGGTAGCGGTAATAGGAAGTGGTCCTGCAGGGCTTACCTGTGCAGGAGATTTGGCTAAAAAAGGGTATGATGTTACTATATTTGAAGCTTTACACGAACCAGGTGGAGTATTAGTTTATGGTATACCAGAATTTAGATTACCAAAAGATACAGTAGTAAAGCATGAAATAGATAATGTTAAAAAATTGGGCGTTAAAATAGAAACTAATGTAATAGTTGGAAAAACTGTGACTATTGATGAATTAGTAGAAGAAGAAGATTTTCAAGCTATATTTATAGGTTCTGGAGCAGGACTTCCAAAATTTATGGGGATACCAGGAGAAAATCTAAATGGAGTATTTTCTGCTAATGAATTTTTAACAAGAACTAATCTTATGAAAGCTTTTAAAAAGGAATATGATACACCTATTAAAGTAGGGGAAAAAGTTGCTGTAGTTGGTGGTGGAAACGTTGCTATGGATGCTGCAAGAACTGCAAAAAGACTTGGAGCTGAAGTATATATAGTTTATAGAAGATCAGAATCAGAATTACCAGCTAGAGTAGAAGAGGTACATCATGCAAAGGAAGAAGGAATAAAGTTTAATTTGCTAACTAATCCTGTAGAGATTTTAGGAGATGAAAATGGTTGGGTAAAAGGGATGAAATGTATTAGAATGGAATTAGGAGATCCGGATCAATCAGGAAGAAGAAGACCTATTGAAATACCAGGTTCAGAATTTACTATAGAGTTAGATAGCGTTATTATGTCTTTAGGTACATCTCCAAATCCACTTATAGCATCTACAACAGAGGGGCTAGAAAGTACAAAACGAGGATGTATAGTAGCTGAGGAAGAAACTGGAGCTACTACAAAGGTAGGAATATTTGCAGGGGGAGATGCAGTAACAGGTGCCGCTACGGTTATATTGGCTATGGGAGCAGGCAAAAAAGCTGCTAAAGCTATAGATGAATATTTAAGTGATAAATAA
- a CDS encoding sulfide/dihydroorotate dehydrogenase-like FAD/NAD-binding protein, with amino-acid sequence MYKILEKKNIAPSIFLMKIKAPRVAKSAKPGQFVIVKMDEKGERIPLTICDYDKEEGSITIVIQAIGSSTKKMDSFKEGDSFKDFVGPLGQPSDFVNENLDDIKKKKMVFIAGGLGAAPVYPQVKWLSDHGINADVIIGCKSKEHLILEEEMKKVAGNVYVATDDGSYGYKGLVTNLLKDLIDKEGKAYNHVIAIGPMIMMKFVTLLTKEYNIKTIVSLNTLMVDGTGMCGACRVTVGGQTKFACVDGPEFDGHLVDFKEALRRQQMYKTEEGKKLLEDQEKAEGHVCHVGLDGDK; translated from the coding sequence ATGTACAAAATATTAGAGAAGAAAAACATTGCACCTAGTATATTTCTAATGAAGATTAAAGCACCAAGGGTAGCAAAGTCAGCAAAACCAGGACAATTTGTTATAGTTAAGATGGACGAAAAAGGAGAAAGAATACCTCTTACTATATGTGATTACGACAAAGAAGAGGGGAGTATAACTATTGTTATTCAAGCTATAGGTTCTTCAACAAAAAAAATGGATTCTTTTAAAGAAGGAGATAGCTTTAAAGATTTTGTAGGCCCATTGGGACAACCTTCAGATTTTGTAAATGAAAATTTAGATGATATAAAGAAAAAGAAAATGGTATTTATAGCAGGGGGACTTGGTGCGGCACCAGTATATCCACAAGTGAAATGGCTTAGTGATCATGGAATAAATGCAGATGTTATTATTGGATGTAAATCAAAAGAACATTTAATATTAGAAGAAGAAATGAAAAAGGTAGCAGGTAATGTTTATGTAGCTACAGATGATGGTTCTTATGGATATAAAGGACTTGTAACTAATTTATTAAAAGATTTAATTGATAAAGAAGGAAAAGCTTATAATCATGTAATAGCAATAGGTCCTATGATTATGATGAAATTTGTAACTTTACTTACAAAGGAGTACAACATAAAGACTATAGTAAGTTTGAATACTTTAATGGTAGATGGGACAGGTATGTGTGGAGCTTGTAGGGTAACTGTTGGAGGACAAACTAAGTTTGCTTGTGTAGATGGTCCGGAATTCGATGGACATTTAGTAGATTTCAAAGAGGCTCTTAGAAGACAACAAATGTATAAAACTGAAGAAGGAAAGAAATTATTAGAAGATCAAGAAAAAGCAGAAGGACATGTATGCCATGTAGGATTGGATGGTGATAAATAA
- a CDS encoding redox-sensing transcriptional repressor Rex, whose product MDKKKNISMAVIRRLPKYHRYLYELLKNDVDRISSKELSEKIGFTASQIRQDLNCFGDFGQQGYGYNVSELHHQISNILGLNNPYNIIIIGAGNIGQALANYTRFSKLGFNVKAMFDTNPKLIGLKIREIEILDIDYLSSYLEKNNIDIGIICVPHDNAQKVANILVKNDIKGIWNFAPIDLSVPEDVVVENVHLSDSLLTLTCLINKTE is encoded by the coding sequence ATGGATAAGAAAAAAAATATTTCAATGGCAGTTATAAGAAGATTACCTAAATATCATAGATATTTGTATGAATTATTAAAAAATGATGTAGACAGAATATCTTCAAAAGAATTAAGTGAAAAAATAGGATTTACTGCATCTCAAATACGCCAAGATTTAAACTGTTTTGGGGATTTTGGACAACAAGGATATGGGTATAATGTTAGCGAATTACATCATCAAATAAGCAATATATTAGGGCTAAACAATCCTTACAATATTATAATTATTGGAGCAGGTAACATAGGGCAAGCGTTAGCAAATTACACTAGATTTTCAAAATTAGGATTTAATGTAAAAGCTATGTTTGATACAAATCCTAAATTAATAGGATTAAAAATAAGAGAAATAGAAATATTAGATATTGATTATTTGTCTAGTTATCTAGAAAAAAACAATATAGATATAGGTATAATATGTGTACCCCATGATAACGCTCAAAAGGTAGCCAATATTCTTGTTAAAAATGACATAAAAGGCATATGGAATTTTGCACCTATAGATTTGTCAGTTCCGGAAGATGTAGTAGTAGAAAATGTACATTTAAGTGATAGTCTTTTAACTTTGACTTGCTTAATAAACAAGACTGAGTAA
- the abc-f gene encoding ribosomal protection-like ABC-F family protein, which produces MVVLSCKNISKAYGVDLILDNLTFNINENDKVGLIGANGAGKSTLFKILTSSLEQDSGDIFIDKSKSLGYLAQHLSLDSNNTIYEEVLDVFHDLIKMEEKLNKLEKLMNEPYDKNNKDYHDKIIKDYTTYTDLYINRGGYTYKGEIHRVLRGLSFEEEDFNKQINILSGGQKTRVALCKLLLQSPDILLLDEPTNHLDLTAINWLEEYLKTYKGTVLIISHDRYFLDEITNQTFELISGHINCYNGNYSKFIDLRKKEYEVKLKAYNLQQSEIKRQEKIIEKYRSFNREKSIKAAESRQKSLDKIEKIDAPDKLPKPVKINFETQIKSGNDILHIENLSKSYGDITLFTNVEMDIKRGEKIALIGDNGRGKTTLLKIIMDKIKKNSGTKYIGKNVFIGYYDQEQSDLNECNTVLDEVWDEFPEMTTTEVRNSLAAFLFTGDDVFKEISKLSGGEKCKVNLLKLMLSKSNFLLLDEPTNHLDIMSREALEDALLNYDGTVLVISHDRYFLNKVIEKIYELNIDGIKEYLGNYDYYIHKKINPNRFDYEAITSGNSKTKTQIHQERKKKKEEEKKLKQEKLKIKNLEKEITDLEEEVNLLQEQLCLEEVYSDSAKSEKINKDIINKQKLIENLYSEWENFMK; this is translated from the coding sequence ATGGTTGTATTAAGTTGTAAAAATATTTCTAAAGCTTATGGTGTTGATTTGATTTTAGATAATTTAACATTTAACATAAATGAGAATGATAAAGTTGGTTTAATAGGTGCTAATGGTGCTGGTAAATCTACTCTATTTAAAATTCTTACTTCTTCTTTAGAACAGGATAGTGGAGATATATTTATAGATAAATCTAAATCTTTAGGATATCTTGCTCAACATCTTTCCTTAGATTCTAACAATACTATTTATGAAGAAGTATTAGATGTTTTTCATGATCTTATAAAAATGGAAGAAAAGCTAAATAAATTAGAAAAATTAATGAATGAACCCTATGATAAAAATAATAAAGATTATCATGATAAAATTATAAAAGATTATACTACCTATACAGATTTGTATATAAATAGAGGAGGCTATACTTATAAAGGTGAAATTCATAGAGTATTAAGGGGTTTAAGTTTTGAGGAAGAAGACTTTAATAAACAAATAAATATATTAAGTGGTGGTCAAAAAACTAGAGTAGCCCTTTGTAAGCTTTTACTTCAAAGTCCAGATATATTACTTCTAGATGAACCCACAAATCATTTAGACTTAACAGCTATTAATTGGTTAGAAGAATATTTAAAAACCTATAAGGGTACTGTATTAATTATATCTCATGACAGATATTTTTTAGATGAAATTACAAACCAAACCTTTGAACTTATAAGTGGTCATATAAATTGTTATAATGGCAATTACTCCAAATTTATAGACCTTAGAAAAAAAGAATATGAAGTAAAGTTAAAAGCCTATAATCTTCAACAATCTGAAATTAAGAGACAAGAAAAAATAATAGAAAAATATAGATCTTTTAATAGAGAAAAAAGTATAAAGGCAGCTGAAAGTAGACAAAAATCTTTAGATAAAATTGAGAAGATAGATGCTCCAGATAAATTACCTAAACCTGTAAAAATAAATTTTGAAACTCAAATAAAAAGTGGAAATGATATACTCCATATAGAAAACCTAAGCAAAAGTTACGGAGATATAACCTTGTTTACCAATGTTGAAATGGATATAAAAAGAGGAGAAAAAATCGCTTTAATTGGAGATAATGGTAGAGGTAAAACCACATTACTTAAAATAATAATGGATAAAATCAAAAAAAACTCTGGAACAAAATATATAGGTAAGAATGTATTCATTGGTTATTATGATCAAGAACAATCTGACTTAAATGAGTGTAATACTGTATTAGATGAGGTTTGGGACGAGTTTCCTGAAATGACTACTACGGAAGTTAGAAATTCTTTAGCCGCATTTTTGTTTACTGGGGATGATGTATTTAAAGAAATATCAAAGCTTAGTGGTGGAGAAAAATGCAAGGTTAATTTATTAAAATTAATGCTTTCTAAATCTAATTTTCTTCTTTTAGATGAACCTACTAACCATTTAGATATAATGTCTCGTGAGGCTTTAGAAGATGCCTTATTGAATTACGATGGTACAGTTTTAGTTATATCTCATGATAGATATTTTCTAAATAAGGTTATCGAAAAAATTTATGAACTAAATATAGATGGTATAAAAGAATATTTAGGTAATTATGATTATTATATTCACAAAAAAATTAATCCTAATAGATTTGACTATGAAGCTATAACTTCTGGAAATTCAAAAACTAAAACTCAAATACACCAAGAAAGAAAAAAGAAAAAAGAAGAAGAAAAAAAATTAAAACAAGAAAAGCTTAAGATAAAAAATTTAGAAAAGGAAATAACAGATCTAGAAGAAGAAGTAAATTTACTTCAAGAGCAACTTTGTCTTGAAGAAGTATATTCCGATTCTGCTAAAAGTGAAAAAATAAATAAAGATATAATAAATAAACAAAAACTAATAGAAAATCTTTATTCAGAATGGGAAAACTTTATGAAATAG
- a CDS encoding LytR/AlgR family response regulator transcription factor, translated as MKEIRAIIIEDEKPAIEELKYVLSKYNFLNIVDVAMTGNAGYELVKKLQPEVVFMDINMPIESGISVSKRIKEFNKDINIIFITAYEQYALEAFEIDALDYILKPFDDKRISITIKRLQEKIEKKYKEEIPVMISDILNKLEKEEKTLKKIPCEYRGKIILIDTKTIHYCYTMEDKTYVKTDSEEYITHNTLKEIEKKTELFRVHRSYIVNMDNIKELYSWFNGTYKLVMNDKEQSEIPVSRNNVKKVKQILGI; from the coding sequence ATGAAAGAAATTAGAGCTATTATAATAGAAGATGAAAAGCCAGCTATAGAAGAACTTAAGTATGTTTTATCTAAATATAATTTTTTAAATATAGTAGATGTAGCTATGACTGGAAATGCTGGATATGAATTAGTTAAAAAACTACAACCAGAAGTGGTTTTTATGGATATAAATATGCCTATAGAAAGTGGTATAAGTGTATCTAAAAGAATAAAAGAATTTAACAAAGATATAAATATAATATTTATAACAGCATATGAACAATACGCTCTAGAAGCATTTGAAATAGACGCTTTAGATTATATACTAAAACCCTTTGATGATAAGAGAATAAGTATAACTATAAAAAGATTGCAGGAAAAAATAGAGAAAAAATATAAGGAAGAAATTCCAGTTATGATAAGCGATATATTAAATAAATTAGAAAAAGAAGAAAAAACACTTAAAAAGATTCCTTGTGAATATAGAGGGAAAATAATATTGATAGACACAAAAACTATCCATTATTGTTATACAATGGAGGATAAAACTTATGTAAAAACAGACTCAGAAGAATATATAACCCACAATACATTAAAAGAAATAGAAAAAAAGACAGAATTATTTAGAGTTCATAGAAGTTATATAGTAAATATGGACAATATAAAAGAATTGTACTCTTGGTTTAATGGAACATATAAGCTAGTTATGAATGATAAAGAACAATCAGAAATTCCTGTTAGTAGGAATAATGTTAAAAAAGTAAAACAAATATTAGGAATATAA
- a CDS encoding LytS/YhcK type 5TM receptor domain-containing protein, translating into MIYIQLLESMSLIGIAAYLYSQTKTFNKFLKNKSDYKYKLIIITFFSVLSMLGTYTGVNIEPYALANARPIGAIVAGYIGGPLVGLIVGIIAGTHRYFLGGFTALSCAISTIIEGIVGGIANVITKDKSLDVSTGIITAIIAEVLQVIIILLIAKPYENALQLERVIALPMIITNSIGVGIFINIINNTQEHYKKIGAIQSQKALNIAKKTSIYLRSGFNQEISDKVCSIIYEAINLESIFIAQNDSIFSYNGEELNKEKLKYKIKEYFNFKDYRLIKFEDNNKEKLFYCVPIYTDKNKFKFVIGIQIKSYKSVDKYFSDFAKELSALLATQIELYELEQLTQEVSKAELKMLRNQIHPHFLFNTLNTIASFCRTDSIKARELILNLSNYFRQTLKRQDEKIILKEEIEFLESYLAIEKARFGERLNVDINIPEELLDVKVPVFVLQPIIENSMRHGILIKPQGGVVTITAIDEKDKIKFVIKDTGVGMDENTLNYVVKNWPGIGLSNVNKRLKLLYGEKNFIHIKSKLNEGTKVMFYIPKEVF; encoded by the coding sequence ATGATATATATACAATTATTAGAAAGTATGTCCCTTATTGGTATAGCAGCCTATTTATATAGTCAAACTAAAACTTTTAATAAATTTCTTAAAAATAAATCTGATTATAAATATAAGTTAATAATTATAACTTTTTTTAGTGTGCTATCTATGTTAGGAACTTATACTGGAGTTAATATAGAGCCTTATGCATTAGCTAATGCAAGACCTATAGGTGCAATAGTAGCTGGATATATAGGTGGACCATTAGTAGGCCTTATAGTTGGGATTATAGCAGGAACTCATAGGTATTTTTTAGGTGGCTTCACAGCCCTTTCTTGTGCCATATCTACTATAATAGAAGGTATAGTAGGAGGAATAGCTAATGTAATTACAAAGGATAAAAGTTTAGATGTTTCAACGGGTATTATAACAGCAATAATAGCAGAAGTATTGCAGGTGATAATAATTTTATTAATAGCAAAACCCTATGAAAATGCTCTACAATTAGAAAGGGTTATAGCATTACCAATGATAATAACAAATTCTATTGGGGTAGGTATATTTATAAATATTATAAATAATACTCAAGAACATTATAAGAAAATTGGTGCCATACAATCTCAAAAGGCTCTTAATATAGCTAAAAAAACTTCCATTTACTTAAGAAGTGGATTTAATCAAGAAATTTCAGATAAAGTATGTTCAATAATATATGAAGCAATAAATTTAGAAAGCATATTTATTGCTCAAAATGATAGTATATTTTCTTACAACGGAGAAGAGTTGAATAAGGAAAAATTGAAGTATAAAATAAAGGAATATTTTAATTTTAAAGATTATAGATTAATAAAATTTGAAGATAATAATAAAGAAAAATTATTCTATTGTGTACCTATATACACAGATAAGAATAAGTTTAAGTTTGTCATAGGAATACAAATTAAGTCCTATAAAAGTGTAGATAAATATTTTAGTGATTTTGCTAAGGAGTTAAGTGCCCTTTTGGCTACCCAAATAGAATTATATGAATTAGAGCAATTGACTCAAGAAGTTTCAAAGGCAGAATTAAAAATGTTAAGAAATCAAATACATCCACATTTTTTATTTAATACACTAAATACCATAGCGTCCTTTTGTAGAACGGATTCTATAAAAGCCAGGGAGCTTATATTGAATCTTTCAAATTATTTTAGACAAACTCTAAAAAGACAAGATGAAAAAATTATATTGAAAGAGGAAATAGAGTTTTTAGAATCCTATTTAGCTATAGAAAAGGCAAGATTTGGAGAAAGATTAAATGTAGACATTAATATACCAGAAGAACTTTTAGATGTTAAAGTTCCAGTATTTGTACTTCAACCTATAATAGAAAATTCTATGAGACATGGTATATTAATAAAGCCACAGGGAGGAGTAGTAACAATTACTGCAATAGATGAAAAAGATAAAATCAAATTCGTAATAAAAGATACAGGAGTAGGTATGGATGAAAATACACTTAATTATGTAGTAAAAAATTGGCCAGGTATAGGACTTTCAAATGTTAATAAAAGATTAAAATTACTCTATGGGGAAAAAAATTTCATACACATAAAAAGCAAATTAAATGAAGGAACAAAAGTTATGTTTTATATACCTAAGGAGGTATTTTAA
- a CDS encoding carbon starvation protein A: MISFFLSLVALIVGYLIYGKIVEKMFGADETKETPAIKLEDGVDFVPMPAWKIFMIQFLNIAGLGPIFGAIAGALWGPAAFLWIVFGSIFAGGVHDYFSGMLSVRHDGASIPEVVGKYLGPGFKQFMRGFSVILLILTGVVFIIGPAGLLNTLTGYNKVIWIYAIFIYYVLATMLPVDKIIGKIYPIFGLCLLIMALGVAAGLIVQGYHIPEVTLANLHPKKLPMWPLMFVTIACGAISGFHSTQSPLMARCITNEKQGRQIFYGAMIAEGILALIWAAAAMTFFGSTGELGKQMAAHGGQAWVVNTISNSLLGKIGGALAILGVVACPITSGDTAFRSSRLIVADFLNYEQGPIKNRLAISIPLFVIGFALTKINFDIVWRYFAWSNQTLAMIVLWTASAYLYKINKSHWMATIPATFMTAVSITYILVAPEGFKLNPSIGYPIGIVVALAVLALFLKKTASRKNNISIAE; this comes from the coding sequence ATGATATCATTTTTTCTTTCATTAGTAGCACTTATTGTTGGTTATTTAATTTATGGTAAAATAGTAGAAAAAATGTTTGGGGCAGACGAAACAAAAGAAACTCCAGCCATTAAATTAGAAGACGGAGTTGACTTTGTTCCAATGCCAGCTTGGAAAATTTTTATGATCCAATTTTTAAATATTGCAGGTTTAGGTCCAATATTTGGAGCTATAGCTGGTGCACTTTGGGGTCCTGCTGCATTTTTATGGATTGTTTTTGGTTCTATTTTCGCAGGTGGAGTACATGATTATTTTTCAGGTATGTTGTCTGTAAGACATGACGGTGCAAGTATACCAGAGGTGGTTGGTAAATATCTTGGCCCTGGTTTCAAACAATTTATGAGAGGTTTTTCAGTAATACTTTTAATACTTACTGGTGTTGTATTTATAATTGGACCTGCTGGTCTTTTAAATACTTTAACTGGTTATAACAAAGTTATATGGATATATGCAATATTTATCTACTATGTTCTTGCAACTATGCTTCCTGTAGATAAAATCATAGGAAAAATATACCCTATATTTGGCTTATGTTTACTTATAATGGCCCTAGGTGTTGCTGCTGGTTTAATAGTTCAAGGATATCACATACCAGAAGTAACTTTAGCAAACCTACACCCTAAAAAACTTCCAATGTGGCCTTTAATGTTTGTAACTATTGCTTGTGGAGCGATATCTGGTTTCCACTCAACGCAGTCTCCATTAATGGCTAGATGTATAACAAATGAAAAACAAGGAAGACAAATATTTTATGGAGCAATGATAGCTGAAGGAATACTTGCTTTAATCTGGGCTGCTGCTGCAATGACTTTCTTTGGAAGTACTGGAGAACTTGGAAAGCAAATGGCTGCTCACGGAGGACAAGCTTGGGTAGTAAATACTATTTCAAATTCATTACTTGGAAAAATAGGTGGAGCCTTAGCTATACTTGGAGTTGTTGCCTGTCCAATAACTTCTGGTGATACAGCTTTTAGAAGTTCAAGACTTATAGTAGCTGACTTCTTAAACTATGAACAAGGACCTATAAAAAATAGATTAGCAATAAGTATACCTCTATTCGTTATAGGTTTTGCATTAACAAAAATAAATTTTGATATTGTTTGGAGATATTTTGCTTGGTCAAACCAAACCTTGGCTATGATCGTTTTATGGACTGCATCTGCTTATTTATATAAAATCAATAAGTCTCATTGGATGGCAACTATCCCAGCTACATTTATGACAGCGGTTTCCATAACTTATATACTTGTAGCTCCGGAAGGATTTAAACTTAACCCTTCAATTGGATATCCTATAGGTATCGTAGTAGCCTTAGCTGTTCTAGCACTATTCTTAAAGAAAACAGCTTCTAGAAAGAACAATATAAGCATAGCAGAATAA